The sequence below is a genomic window from Bacteroidales bacterium.
TTTCCATTAAAGATCTCTGGTATACGGGTATTAAATGGCTCTTTAAAGAAGGCTGAAAGGGGTTGGGTAAGTTCACCCGATTCAATCCTGGAATAAATAAAATATGGCAGGTAAAGTGGTCCGGGATAGATTTCCTTGGCCAGCACATACTCCGACATTTCTTTAATATCATAGGCTCCGGCTCCACAGGAAGCAGCTGTAACCGTCATTTTATCTGTATAGTTCACTTCTGCTTCTTTTAATGCAGCCAGTGTGGCCCATCCTCCTTGAGAATATCCCATCAGGAAATGTTTTCCATTACTTTCTGCTTTCACACTCTTATCCTTTACCAGTTCCTGGGTTGCCAGTATCATATCCATCACCACCTGGTTACTGGAGACTTTGTCATAATAAGGGTGCAAAAGATCACTGCTACTGCCGAAACCGAGGTAGTCGGGGATACATACCACATACCCATGGCTGGCCATCAATTCGAGCAGGGTATAAAGGGGATCCGAAGGATTAACAGATGGGGCATTTAGTTTAAAAGTATTGGTCCCATTCTGGAAGCTGAGAATCGGGAAACTCTCCCCTGAAGCAGGTACACTAACCAATCCGGAAGCTATTACCTCAGCCCCTTTATATTGAGTTTTATAGGTAATCTTGTAGAGGTCAACTCCGTATTCAACATCAGAAACCAGGGTGTCAATGCCGGGGTAAACTGAATTCATCGAACCCAGCAATACCCTGATAAAAGGAGCGCTGTAATTATTCAACTTTTCGAAATCAACCAGGTAAACGGTTTCAGAAGGGGTTGCTTCTTCCTCTTTTTGACAGCCAGAATAGACAATAATGATTGAGAATACTATAAGATAGATGCTCACCCGAAACCATTTTCCGGTGATATTCAGATTATTACAAGAGTTCATAGAGTTTCCGGATAAGTTAAGATATATGATTTATAAAGGGATTCCAGTATTTGCAACCTAATCTTTAAAGAAAACAAAAGTAGTTACGGATTGTTTTTATTGATAAAGGTAAACATATTATGCGGGAGCATTCATAAATTGCAACATACTGCCTTGTCCCGGACAAAAAACAATTTTTTATCAAGGCTATCGTTATAGTCAAAACCATTGAACAATTTACAGGGTTTATTAAAGAAAGCCCTGCCTATTGCTAAACCTCAATAAAACAAATATGAAACGACAGAGAAACTTCATTTTACTCGCTATTCTTTTTGCAATGACTCTTGGAATTCTGTCCACAACAGGTTGCAAGAAGGACGAAGATCCTCCAACAACTCCCGCCATCCCGCCACAAGCTGGATTCGTAATGAATTTCAATGATTTTTCCAGTGCCGGTGATACATTAAAATCAACAGCTCAAACTGATACTTATCTCAATTGGGGCTATTCCTATTTGAATGTAGCCATCTGGAATTCAGTTCTAACCGTTGGGTTAGCGATCCCGGTTGCATCCTTTGCTGAAGCATTCAACCACGAAGCTATCTATCATCCGGATAATAATAACTGGACCTGGTCCTACAATTTCAATGTCGGCTTCACTGCCTATGAAGCAGAATTAACAGGAGCTTATGTTGCTGATAGTACCTCCTGGGAAATGAGAATTACCAAAGCCGGCGAATATGCTGACTTCCTTTGGTATACCGGAAAAGCATCTGTTACTCAAACCGGTGGATACTGGATCTTAAAAGAGAACCCTCAAACCCCGGGAAACCTTCTTCGCATCGACTGGAATAAGTATACGGATGGAACCTCTGATATTAAATACACGAACATTAAGTCCAATATTCCGGAGAATGGCTCCTATATCTATTATGGATCTACTCTTGATGTATTCAACAGGTTCTATCAAATTTACCATAAGAACCTGAATAATACCACCACCATTGAATGGAGTTCAACCCTCAAAAACGGGCATGTAAAAGATCCTGCTCATTTTAATGACATCAGTTGGCATTGTTGGGATTATACACTCCAGGATGTCATCTGTCCCTGATCACCAAATAGTTAAGTAAATATCAAAAGAACTCCCCGGAATGTCTTCAGCTTAGGTTGAAGATTTCCGGGGAGTTTGCTTAAGAGTATTATTATTCGTTTCTGCGATGTTTGTGGTCTTCCAGTTAGTTCACGGTCACCAGCAGTTTTAACAGTGTACTGTCATCCCTGGCGGAACTACCTCTCTTTGATTGCCGGCTTATATCAGTAAGCAATCCAAGATTCCTGATCTGGCCCTGTATCTCATCGGGCAATGACTGTTCGGCCAATTCTACTGGTTTTATTTTATGGGGATTCCTCTCCTTTATTGTTGTATAGTCATTGCTATCTGAGGCAATAGCATCCTCCTTAAGACGCTCAACATAAACTGTATCTGTAATGGTAACTGTTCTAACTTCCACTTTGCCAGACTGGTTCATTCTAAGTAAAAAGGCAAAAGCAATCAGAATTAGGACTATTGCAGCAGGCAAAGCCACAGCCAGCCTGATTTTATATTGCAGGAAATTATACAAAGCACCGGTTTTGACAGGTTGCTTATGGCCATGGACCTGGTGAAACCGCGAAACCAGCTGTTCCCTGATACCAGGAATGGCTTTCAGCACTTCGGATTCCCGGGCAAAAATCTTGCGGGAAGAATGTATCATTGTTTTCAATTCGTCATAAGTAGCTTCCCCGAAATGATCTTTCACCCAAAGCTGATCTTCGGTGCTTAGCTGAGCAAAATCACTGGTCTCAAGAAGTTCCTGGAGCCTGGCAATAGCTTTCTGATCTGGTGTTTCCATCTTATCTAATTTTTATTCGGGTCAAAGATACTTAGGGTGGCTGCCAAGGAACGGGTAGCATAGAAAAGGCGGGATTTTACCGTTCCCTCGGGGCAGTCGATCAATGTAGCGATTTCTTTAACGGGAAGGTCCTGCTGATATCGGAGCAGGAATACCAACCTATGAATCTCCTCCATCTTATTAAGTGCATCAGAAAGCTGAGTTTCGAAGGATTGTAAGTCAATTGACAGTTCTGTAAGTTCTGGCATTGCCTCCTGTTTGATTTCATTCAATTTTTCAATGGAGTAGGATTCCCTGACATTCTGTCGCCTGTATTCATTTTTGCAAAGGTTATAGGCTACATTGAAAACCCAGGTATCGAAACGACGAAGAGGGTCAAATGCATTCGGATTTTCAATGATTTTCATAAAGATATCCTGCATGAAATCCTGGGCTTTGTTTTCATCTTTATTGAGCATTCGATAGAAAAAATTGAGCAGTTTCCCGGCATAACGGTCATAGATTTCAGCAAAAGCCAACTTATGGCCCTCTTTCACCAGAGCCATAAGCTGTTCATCCGACATTTCAGAAAAATTTTGCTGTTTCAGCCTCATCATGCTTTATTCACATACAAACTTAGACGAATATTCGCTTTTCATCCCAACAGATTCTGCAATTTTAAGTCCCAGTTGTTTAGCTTTCAGGGCTTTGTCGCTTTCTCCTGAAAGAGTATAATGTTCGCACAGTTTAATCAACATGGGCTCATATCCAAGGTTCATGTAGTTTACCAAGTCCAATCCCCTGTCATAAGTAAAGCCCTGGCTAAGATAATCCAACAGGAACCGGCTTTCAAAAGCCTTTCTCAAAAGGGCAATATTATCAACATTCTCTCCTGAAAAAAGCATGGCCAATCCTGTGAGGTACAGTGAATCGTCGATAGATTCAGTTTCGTAAGTATCTCTGTAAACTGTATTGGCAATGTAAACAGGTCTTTTTGAATTATTGAGAATAAAATGGATGAGTTCTTTAAAATCCGGCACTTGTTCATTGGTATCTGAACCAAAAGCAGGAAGTTGCAATTCAGTGAAGATGCCGTCACGGTAAGCTTTTACAGACCCTAAAAGGAATATATTCAGAACCCTGACATTCTTTTTCACCCCAAGTGCATCCTGCAGCAACCACAATGGATAGGTATCATTGTCGCCGTTGGTAAACAAGACAGCATTGTCGGCCACTGACATCAGGACATTGTAATTATAGTTCAGCAGGGCCGGTGACATATCATTGCTATTGAACCATTGTTCAGCAATCTCTGCCCTTCCTTTTAACAATCCTTGTGTTTCATAGAAATTGATCATTAAGGGAAATACTTCGGGCCTGTTTTTACCCATTTCATAAGCCTTAAGAATTGTTTTCTCCTTAATGAGTTGAGGGAGACTTTCTTCTGAAGCCTTCATGAAATAATATTCATATGTTCCAGGCACTGCTTTGGATGCTTCCTTCAAAATACTGCTCAGATTCTGAAAATAATCGACTTTCAGCGCATCATAGTCTTTACGGAACATCCGGGCATACCGGTTTGCGCAATAATAATTAAACCAGGCATCAGCATCAGCAGGATTTTTTCCCAGAAATTCCTTCCACTGCTGTGCTAAATTTCTGTAATACTCAAAATCATGGTTTTCCTTTACAATGGTAACCACTTTTGCTGGCCTTTGTCCAAAAACTGCTGGGGGCAGGCAGCAAGCCGACAGGATTGTCATCAGGATTAAGAACGGAATAATTTTCATTTTTCAGATTTTCCATTGCTTACACCTGAGTTTTCAAATTTTCAAATTTTCAAATTGTCAAATTGTCAAATTGTCAAATTGTCGAGCCAAATTCACTTCGGGAAATTGTCGAATTATTTAAGGCTATTTCTGAAAAAGTGATAGGTCTCCAGTTGAGATTGAATTTTCTTCACGCCTGGTTCCCGTTCGATATATTCATTAGTATTCTGATTGCCTAGTAACCTGGATTTTGAATTATCACTCAGTTGGATATCGAGCATGGTTTTCAACTCCGATTTGATTACCGGATCATAAACCGGGCATGCCACTTCAATGCGGTGGTCGAAATTGCGTACCATCCAATCTGCGGATGAAATATAATAAAGAGGGTCGCCACTATTGGCAAATACGAAAACGCGCGAATGTTCGAGGAATCGATCTACAATACTTATGGCTTCGATATTTTCACTCAGTCCAGGAACGCCTGGAACCAATACACAAATCCCTCTAATAATCAGCTTGATTTTCACACCTGCCTGGCTGGCTTCATAGAGTTTTTTTACCGATTTCTCATCTACCAGGCTATTGAGTTTCAGGGTGATCCATGCTTCTTTTCCTTTTTTGGCATTCCTGATCTCATTGTTGATCAGTTTAAAGAAATGGTTCCTCATGGAAAAAGGAGCAACCACCAGGTGTTTAAACTTTGGTACAGAATATTTTGATTCAAAAAGATGGAATACTGCATTCACTTCTGCTGCAATTGCTTTATCAGAAGTGAATAAAGTAGAATCACCGTATACTCTTGCAGTAGTTTCATTGAAATTTCCCGTACTGATGGCTGTATAGTAAACATTCTTATCACCATTTTCTTTCCTTCGGACAAGCAAGAGCTTGGCGTGCACCTTAAATCCCGGTATCGATTGAATGACTTTTACCCCTTCTTCCTGCATTTTTTCCGACCAATAGATATTGGCTTCTTCATCAAAACGAGCCTGCAATTCCAGGAATACAGTGACCTCTTTCCCATTCCTTGCTGCATTGATGAGGGCATTCACCACGCTGGATTTGGAGGCTACCCGGTATAGTGTCATTTTAATAGCCCTTACAGTAGGATCGATAGATGCTTCCCTGAGTAAATCAATGATATGCTGAAATGACTGGTAAGGATACTGAATCATGATATCCTGCTGCTTCAGGTGTGCCAGTATACTTTCCTTGAAAGATAAAGCGGGATGGTGTAAAGGGGGAATTGGTGCATACTCCAGGCTGGTATTCCCGAAATTCGGAAATGCCATGAAATCACGAAAGTTATGATACCTCCCACTGGGAATGATAGTATCACTCTTAGTGGTTTGGAGTTTTACCAGCAACTGGTTCAGCAATTTTTCAGGCATATGCCGGTCGTAAGTAAATCGAACCGTAGATCCGGCATCCCGTTGCTTGATACTCTCCGTCATAATTTCCAGAAAACTCTTGGATACATCATTATCGATATCCAGTTCTGCATCACGGGTGAATTTCACTGCATAAGCCCTGAAGACATTGAATCCGAAAACAGAGAATATATCATCCAGGCAATAACGGATGATATCGTCGAGCAGGATAAAAAACTTCTTATCTCCTTCTGCAGGAAGAATCAGGAAACGGGGCAATGGTCCGACCGGTACCTCAATCAATGCATATTTCTCCAGTTCAGGCTTGTTTCTTACCTGGAGGACAACCGCCATATAAAGTGAACGATCGCTAAGTACCGAAGATTTCAGGTTATTGAGCATAATCGGGAACAACTTCGGACGTATATTATCCTGGAAATAACGTTCCACAAACAAGCCCTGCTCAGGCGTGAGTTCCTTATCATTCAGAAAAAAGATATTATTCTTTGCCAGTTGGGTGATCAGTGATTTGAAAATACTCAGGAATTCTTTTTGTTTACCCTTATCGATCAGGTTGATTTCTTTGAGTGTTTTCTTCGGATTGATGTAGGCATCATGATATAATCTCTTATCCATTCCCTGCATCCTGTTGAGCGTGGCGACCCTTACCCTGAAGAATTCATCAAGGTTATTCGAGTATATCCCAAGGAAACGGATCTTTTCAATCAAAGGAGTATCGGGATCAATGGCTTCCTGTAGCACTCTCTCATTAAAATGAAGCCAGGAAATTTCCCTGTTGAGTATTGTTTTATTCAATTTCGGCATAATAAGCATTAATTATTCAATCAGCCATAAGACTCTCTTTGATTTCCCATCAGTAAGGATAAGGAAATGTTGCTTACTTGAATTTGTCATCCCAGCATTTTGGGGAATACAATAAAATTCAGCTTTGGCCGACTTTTAATAATTTCATCCCACTCGTTGATATTAAAAGTGAGGGATACTACACCTGAAGTAGGCATATATTCGATGCTTTCATCCAGGAATTTATTGACAAAATCAGTGACAGCCGGATTATGGCCAATAAGTAAGACTTCGGATACTGAACGTGGAACCTCAAGAAATAAATCCTCCAGTTGATCTGCATCAGATGTATAGATGGATTTCTCCACACGGAGAGTCTGTTTATTCAATTCCAGACCATTAACCATGAGTATGGCGGTTTCCATAGCCCGAAGAGCCGGACTGGAAAATACCAGGTCAGGATTAACTTTTTTCTTCATCAGGTAATGAATAACATTTTGTGTCCGTTTTTTCCCCTTTTCAAGGATGGGCCGGTCAAAATCATTCAGTCCCGGTTCTCCCCATGCCGATTTTGCATGCCTCATTACAAATAATGTCTTCATTTCAATGAAATCTTGATTTTCAAACCAAATCTAACAATTTATTAATAATAACAATCTCCTGCAAAAAGAGTTAACAATTAAGTAACATTAGAAAACTGAAATTCGGTAAAGCAAGCCACTGTTGAGTTAGAAGCAGGTCGCTTTGGAATCAAACCTCCCGGTTTTATAAGGCGCCTTCCATAAATCGATTAAGATGAAGGGATGTCAGCCGGTTCCATTCCATCTCATCTTTACATCTCAATAATTCCAGCAGGCTTTTTTCATCCACATGCATGAATGCCCCGAAATACTTCCAATATTCCTTCATTTTGCTCATCCAGAAGTGCTTCTCTGTTTTTATGGTATCCTCCAGTTCACGGTAATACCTGGAATATCTTTCTTCAGCCCCGGCAGGCAGCACGGATTTCCCCTCCCTGATCATTTCAGGCAGGAATGGATTGTGAAATATTCCCCTGCCTAGCATAAAGGAAGAGATAGCAGGAAAACGATTGCTGATGGCGACGAACTGATCGTATCTATGAATGTCACCGTTGTAAATCAGACTGTGATGAATCAATGGTAGCATTCCCTCAAATTCATCCAGCATAACAGTTCCCTCATACTGCTGAATCCCGATCCTGGGATGCAGCGTAATGTTACTTAAAGGATATTTATTCAGAACGTCGATAACAGCCGGGAACTCCTCTGCAGAATTCAAGCCTAGTCGTAGCTTGACAGAGAGTTTCAACCTGATGGAAGGAATTATTTCTGAGAGGAGGCTGTCGATCAGTTCAGGGTAAGGCAGAATCCCGGAACCCCGTTTTTTATTAACAATTCCACGAATCGGGCAACCCAGGTTCCAGTTCACTTCAGTATAACCCAACTCATCAGAAAGGTAGTTGCATAAAAGTATAAATTCAGAAGTTTCATTCCCTAAAATTTGAGGAATCAACGCCTTGAAGTGGTTGTTAAGCGGCAACAACTCCCTGACTTTCAAAGGCGTAATCTTATCTGCATGAGTGAGTGAGATAAATGGCGCCATTGCTTCATCCAATGCATGGAAATGCTTGAAATAGACATTTCTGAATGTCGAATCAGTGAATCCGTGCAAGGGGGCGAGAATAAGGTGCATTAGTGCTACTATTTCAGAATGCGATAAAAAAGCAGTGTATCCAAAATGTTATTTTACAGCAGGACTATAAAATTGAGTTGAATTTAAATATAAAAAAAATGGCGTCGCGAAAAGGACGCCATCTGGTATCAATTTCATTAGGTATTTTAGTAAGCAAACAATGGGAATTCAGCCATCATTTCATTTACTCGTCCACGTACCTTGTTGATGATTTCTTCATTTTCAGTATTGCTTATCACCTCATCAATCAGGTCAACAATTGCAGGCATATGGTTTTCCTTCAGTCCGCGGGTAGTAATAGCCGGAGTTCCGACTCTTATTCCCGAAGTAGTGAATGGGGTGCGGCTATCGAAAGGAACCATGTTTTTATTGATGGTGATATCAGCTTTAACAAGCGTATTTTCAACTGTTTTACCAGTGATATCAGGGAATTTTGACCGGAGATCAATCAGCATAAGATGATTGTCGGTACCGCCTGAGATGACCTTGTAACCTTTGCTGATAAAGGCTTTAGCCATTACCTGGGCGTTCTTTTTAACCTGTATAATATAATCCATATACTCATCGCTGAGGCATTCACCAAAGGCGACGGCTTTTGATGCAATAACATGTTCAAGCGGACCGCCCTGGATTCCAGGGAATACAGCACTATCAAGCATTGCTGACATCATTTTGGTTTCACCCTTTGGAGTCTTCAGTCCCCATGGATTTTCAAAATCTTTGCCCATAAGGATCATACCGCCCCTGGGGCCACGGAGTGTTTTGTGGGTAGTAGTGGTAATGATATGGCAATGAGGCACAGGGTCATTTAATAAACCGCGGGCAATAAGTCCGGCAGGATGGGCAATGTCAGCCATAAGGATAGCCCCGATTTTATCAGCAATCTGCCTCATACGTTTATAATCCCAGTCGCGGCTATAGGCTGAAGCACCTGCAATTATGAGTTTTGGTTTTTCGGCAAGGGCTACCGACTCCATAATATCATAATTGATGGTCCCTGTGGTTTCTTCTACACCATAGGCAACAGGTCTGTAAAGAATACCTGATGAATTCACCGGGGAGCCATGAGAAAGGTGACCTCCATGAGAAAGGTTTAATCCCATAAAAGTATCACCGGGTTTCAAAATTGTCATTAAAACGGCCATATTGGCCTGTGCCCCTGAATGAGGCTGAACATTGGCCCATTCAGCACCAAAAAGAGCCCTGGCCCTGTCGATGGCAATCTGCTCAGTCTGGTCAACTACCTGGCAACCTCCATAATAACGCCTTCCGGGATACCCTTCAGCATATTTGTTGGTGAGTACCGAACCCATCGCTTTCAGCACTTGTTCACTAACGAAATTCTCCGAAGCAATTAATTCAATGCCATGCATCTGCCTTGCTTCTTCTTCCTTTATCAAGTCGAAAATGACCTTGTCCTTTTTCATATGGATATTTTGTAATATATTGTTTTTAAACCATTTACTGATAGAATACTGATCAGTTGACAAAGGTATAAATTCCATCGACATCAGCAATAATGTTCCAAAAAGAATTCCCCCAGGGGGGGCCAGAAGCTTTCAAATAATTTCCATTTGCTATCCGGCGTCAATCAAAAACTCAGTTACATCCTTGTGAGTAACCATCTAAGGACTATGCGTCTAAGGGGGAAACAAGGTTATAAGCATTGTTATCAATCATTATCAGGTCGGAAAGATCCATCAGACCGTCACCATTAATATCAGCTGGCAGGTAACCTTCCTGGAAACCCGAAACTTCATTTTCAGCAAGGGTTTTATCGGCAGGGTTGATGATACCATCCTGATTCACATCACCTGAGAAGAAACAGAATGCTCCCCCTATTTCTTTCATGTTGGAGCCGAAAGCTTTGTCAGCAGAAGTAGTGAAATCATAACTGGTTACGCCTGATGTAAAAGCTACAGGGCCGGCAGTGGTGACTGCAATGCTATTCCGATGCCTGACTGTAACGTAGTAGGAACCGCTGAAACCTGAAGGGATGCTAGTGAGTGCTATGGTACCGTTGGTATTAAGACTGACATCATTTGCTGAAAACACGACAGTCGGGTAATCAAGCGGATCGTGAAATTCTATATTTACCTTATCTGCGATTGTACCTGAAAACTGGTCAGTGGTCTGGTTTTTAGCTTTATTCATCAAGGCATTGCCGGCATAGAGCCCTTCGATAAATAATTTCAGGTTAAGTGTTTTTTCTGTAGAAACGGGGTTAACAGTGAGCACTCCTGAAACATTCTGACTACCATCCCAGAAACCTGAATTATATCCTCCGTAGAAAAAAGAACCAGTCCCGGCCTGAAATCGGCTTGCATAATAGAATATACCCGCTCCGGGTAAAACTGAGCCCAGGTCGGTGACATACTCATCATTAGCTCCGGCAACCCCTGAATAAGAAGCAGGCACCCAATTTGTCCAGGTATCAGGATGGGTATTGGAAGTACTGTAACCTATCCATGCCGAAATGCCATAAGCTCCACCAGCAACGCCTGTCTTACCATTAGGAATCGTCACCCTGCTGT
It includes:
- a CDS encoding serine hydroxymethyltransferase, whose protein sequence is MKKDKVIFDLIKEEEARQMHGIELIASENFVSEQVLKAMGSVLTNKYAEGYPGRRYYGGCQVVDQTEQIAIDRARALFGAEWANVQPHSGAQANMAVLMTILKPGDTFMGLNLSHGGHLSHGSPVNSSGILYRPVAYGVEETTGTINYDIMESVALAEKPKLIIAGASAYSRDWDYKRMRQIADKIGAILMADIAHPAGLIARGLLNDPVPHCHIITTTTHKTLRGPRGGMILMGKDFENPWGLKTPKGETKMMSAMLDSAVFPGIQGGPLEHVIASKAVAFGECLSDEYMDYIIQVKKNAQVMAKAFISKGYKVISGGTDNHLMLIDLRSKFPDITGKTVENTLVKADITINKNMVPFDSRTPFTTSGIRVGTPAITTRGLKENHMPAIVDLIDEVISNTENEEIINKVRGRVNEMMAEFPLFAY
- a CDS encoding RNA polymerase sigma factor → MSDEQLMALVKEGHKLAFAEIYDRYAGKLLNFFYRMLNKDENKAQDFMQDIFMKIIENPNAFDPLRRFDTWVFNVAYNLCKNEYRRQNVRESYSIEKLNEIKQEAMPELTELSIDLQSFETQLSDALNKMEEIHRLVFLLRYQQDLPVKEIATLIDCPEGTVKSRLFYATRSLAATLSIFDPNKN
- the ppk1 gene encoding polyphosphate kinase 1; this encodes MPKLNKTILNREISWLHFNERVLQEAIDPDTPLIEKIRFLGIYSNNLDEFFRVRVATLNRMQGMDKRLYHDAYINPKKTLKEINLIDKGKQKEFLSIFKSLITQLAKNNIFFLNDKELTPEQGLFVERYFQDNIRPKLFPIMLNNLKSSVLSDRSLYMAVVLQVRNKPELEKYALIEVPVGPLPRFLILPAEGDKKFFILLDDIIRYCLDDIFSVFGFNVFRAYAVKFTRDAELDIDNDVSKSFLEIMTESIKQRDAGSTVRFTYDRHMPEKLLNQLLVKLQTTKSDTIIPSGRYHNFRDFMAFPNFGNTSLEYAPIPPLHHPALSFKESILAHLKQQDIMIQYPYQSFQHIIDLLREASIDPTVRAIKMTLYRVASKSSVVNALINAARNGKEVTVFLELQARFDEEANIYWSEKMQEEGVKVIQSIPGFKVHAKLLLVRRKENGDKNVYYTAISTGNFNETTARVYGDSTLFTSDKAIAAEVNAVFHLFESKYSVPKFKHLVVAPFSMRNHFFKLINNEIRNAKKGKEAWITLKLNSLVDEKSVKKLYEASQAGVKIKLIIRGICVLVPGVPGLSENIEAISIVDRFLEHSRVFVFANSGDPLYYISSADWMVRNFDHRIEVACPVYDPVIKSELKTMLDIQLSDNSKSRLLGNQNTNEYIEREPGVKKIQSQLETYHFFRNSLK
- a CDS encoding histidine phosphatase family protein; protein product: MKTLFVMRHAKSAWGEPGLNDFDRPILEKGKKRTQNVIHYLMKKKVNPDLVFSSPALRAMETAILMVNGLELNKQTLRVEKSIYTSDADQLEDLFLEVPRSVSEVLLIGHNPAVTDFVNKFLDESIEYMPTSGVVSLTFNINEWDEIIKSRPKLNFIVFPKMLG
- a CDS encoding alpha/beta hydrolase, yielding MNSCNNLNITGKWFRVSIYLIVFSIIIVYSGCQKEEEATPSETVYLVDFEKLNNYSAPFIRVLLGSMNSVYPGIDTLVSDVEYGVDLYKITYKTQYKGAEVIASGLVSVPASGESFPILSFQNGTNTFKLNAPSVNPSDPLYTLLELMASHGYVVCIPDYLGFGSSSDLLHPYYDKVSSNQVVMDMILATQELVKDKSVKAESNGKHFLMGYSQGGWATLAALKEAEVNYTDKMTVTAASCGAGAYDIKEMSEYVLAKEIYPGPLYLPYFIYSRIESGELTQPLSAFFKEPFNTRIPEIFNGNYTNSEVNEQLTDTIASLVTDALRLELATSSEFASLRASMTNNSLQAWNPAATIRFYHGTADKNVPPEQSDIIYNQFVDLGVSPSKVTLIPIPAATHDSGLIPWGISTILWFDELK
- a CDS encoding tRNA-dihydrouridine synthase family protein — translated: MHLILAPLHGFTDSTFRNVYFKHFHALDEAMAPFISLTHADKITPLKVRELLPLNNHFKALIPQILGNETSEFILLCNYLSDELGYTEVNWNLGCPIRGIVNKKRGSGILPYPELIDSLLSEIIPSIRLKLSVKLRLGLNSAEEFPAVIDVLNKYPLSNITLHPRIGIQQYEGTVMLDEFEGMLPLIHHSLIYNGDIHRYDQFVAISNRFPAISSFMLGRGIFHNPFLPEMIREGKSVLPAGAEERYSRYYRELEDTIKTEKHFWMSKMKEYWKYFGAFMHVDEKSLLELLRCKDEMEWNRLTSLHLNRFMEGAL